atttaaaataaacacaaaattaattatctaaagcaaaacaaatttattaaataaatataaatttaccccctgttttaagaaaactattaataatttttattcgataaaagtattattagtgtacttttatgtttttccatttatatatgtatgtacgtatgtatttccataaaattatttcaattttacaagtaagaagttttacatataaataacaaataattatatgaaccaaaatcaaCTTTCTAACATGAAAACTGCCTGcttaaaaatattgtgtattataatgaaataaaagtcTGTAAAGTTCAGTCAATCTATCTCATAATCATGCCatgaacaatattttcttactttttttggatgaaaattttactgataaaattttaattaacttataaattagtactgtttttgagaaaatatttttttccgatTTTCTAGAAGCATAATAAGATTATTGAAATGCTGATTGCCATATTCATAACAATCAGAGGTTTGTAGAATAAGTTTTGTACGAAAGCTGGTCTTATAAACTCTTGATAGATTGTTATAATAAGCTTTTTCGTTCCGTTTATAACacttaataatattggtcatatacccacaaatatttattgaatccttattaaattcttaataagaattggtccataatttatCCTATCGCCCACATAAAAagctcttcagaaaattactttaaatctaataactggcttaaaaataccagtatagTAATGAATATcttcataattaaattttatagaaacttaTATATCACTGTCAAATGTCATAGTAATCGGTCTTTTTTTTGGATTCAAACGACTATATAAGATCACTTTCATAAAACGACTTAAAAGCTCATAACTTACTTAATAAATAATGtctagcaataaaattcgacattaacaaatttaatgaaaatacaaatCATTCTAGCATTTTTCTCAATGCCACATCATTTTTGTAGTAATAAAGTTCTGTTAAACCTTTTTTAAACTACTAATGCTATGTTTCGCTGAAGGCACATGCATGTGTGACAGGGCGCATCAACTCCTTGAAAGCAAAGATTATCCAAGTAAATATACCATAGTCATACCATTAAGTAAGCCCCAAAGAACGATTTCAGAAAATTCTTCgtaattatcttttaaatacaaaaatatacaacacatttaatgtggatcggtctatgaTTGATCCTATTTCCATATACATCTGTAAAAGGATCTTAAATCTTAAAGGACATATATGACttcaaaggaaaaaaattacaaacttgATTAATTTGATAGTGAAGGTTTTCAAAAACCTTCATTTCGTTAGCTTGACTCATAGTCAGTACATCGAATAGACGAAACGGCAAGGTACAATCCAACTTAAacgctttattatggcaactaaatcatattttatttttgtaaaaggtatagggattatatggtcggcctcgactgactataatttcttacttgtttttgttaaacacttctttgaaattgaactaaattgttaataactataaactaactaataaaatgtcaactaaatttttaaaggattatatacatataatcacAAGAATTCCAGCCTGAATGTTGTTAAATTGTAAACTCTAGGTCTTAATTTCTAAACGTAATCGGTTTTGaaagtttacaaaattaaaaaaaatgacgaAGATAATGATAACatgtaagagttctatattcggctgtgccgaatcttatatacccttcaccatgatgtgttaaaaaatagtcattacaaacttttttacaagaaatcaaaaactacaaattgtagcccattttatacgatctaaattaatccggcactacatgcttaacttcatatttctaggttcaatattatagaaactttaaaaagtaccttttgaagaacgaaaaagtaccaaaaacttcccttttatgggttcccacttaatctaggctctacatatatgtacatgctaaatttcatgtttctaggttcaatattatagaaaattcaaaaagtaccttttgtaaaacgaaaaagtaccaaaatgtcccatttatgtattctggactaatccgggctctacatacttaatatcatgtttctaggttcaatattgtagacaattcaaaaagtatcttttgtagaaagaaaaagtaccaaaaagtctctttttgcaagttcttaccTCGTCAAGGCCCAACATgataatttcatgcttctaggttcaatattaaagaaatttcaaaaagtacctttttaagtacgaaaaagtaccaaaagtccccttttatgtgttctgggctaatccgggctctacatacttaatttcatgtttctaggttcaatattatagagaattcaaaaagttcctttttataggttcttacctagtcaaggtttatattcacacaaaatattttaaatgtgccAATATTTCGATAATTGCTGATATTTCAATACTTCTTactaatattagaaaaaatcgtaattgaattttctttccaGATATTTGGTATTTTAGGTGTCGTCGAAAGTGTATTTGAATTGCAAAAATACAATTATGGCTCACCTGATTTTACTGAGAAAATAGTACAAATCGTTATTGGAACTGTATTGGTTATATCGGCATTTATAGGTTGCTGTGGTGCAGTTCATGGCTCCGTGAAAATGTTAATACTTGTAAGATATATTTTTCTTGTCTGTAAAAAGGTTTCTGTGTTCTTAAAAAGTTcccaaaagaaattttaaatttgtacatgTTTAGGTAATAAAAAGTGatgttttaacacaaaaatctTTTTgcagctgttatacattttttgttacataaattaataaaaaaatctatccAGTTTATTACCATATTATTTGCACTAATAGCTGCTCATATTTGGAAATTGTGGCGTTACGATGAACTTAGAGTGCGAACCACAACCGAGGTTATGGTCAGCTATACATGGGTAGAAGAAGTTGTAGAACGTGGTAAAATGAATCCATTACAAGAAACAGTAAGTTAACATGAATTCTATTGAACAGATTCAATAAATAAGATTATTTAATGGAGGTCAATGAAAGGTTTTATATCTTAATCTCGCATGAAATTACCCCTTTTTTAACGATTGATCGATTTTAAATTACctacataattttgttttttattagtctttaataaagattttgtttccTATA
The window above is part of the Lucilia cuprina isolate Lc7/37 chromosome 6, ASM2204524v1, whole genome shotgun sequence genome. Proteins encoded here:
- the LOC111675410 gene encoding tetraspanin-8; this translates as MPSCRSCLQWTIIIFNTSCVIFGILGVVESVFELQKYNYGSPDFTEKIVQIVIGTVLVISAFIGCCGAVHGSVKMLILFITILFALIAAHIWKLWRYDELRVRTTTEVMVSYTWVEEVVERGKMNPLQETYTCCGKHGYIDYINNFMKVPDSCYHYENNKKSYYPHEEGCISAVSRAYLSIYRMETWAHISLIGFEILGIILSIVLICNLTADTLRYSY